In a single window of the Streptomyces sp. NBC_00094 genome:
- a CDS encoding LuxR C-terminal-related transcriptional regulator produces MREHVESVELRGALSRLRRTTGLPVVFGGLLRDGRALRIDELNGAVTPALRGLAISTGSGLGGKCLALSRPCAVTDYPSARHITHEYDGPVSAEGLRSVIAVPVVVRRKMRGVMYGALRDALPIGERVFDAAVAAARDLEQALVVRDETRQLPAPPPSEPSWEEVRQAYGDLRALAPRVADPELRERLLEVCGLLGSASGASVSPVAGAHVPGVTLTPRETDVLAAVALGATNAAAAARLGLRPETVKGYLRSAMRKLGAHTRLEAVVAARRAGALP; encoded by the coding sequence GTGCGTGAGCACGTCGAATCGGTGGAGCTGCGCGGCGCGCTGTCGCGGCTGCGCCGCACCACCGGGCTCCCGGTCGTGTTCGGGGGCCTGCTCCGCGACGGCCGCGCGCTGCGGATCGACGAACTGAACGGGGCGGTGACACCGGCGCTGCGGGGCCTCGCGATCTCGACCGGCTCGGGCCTCGGGGGGAAGTGCCTGGCCCTCTCCCGGCCGTGCGCGGTGACGGACTACCCCTCGGCGCGGCACATCACCCACGAGTACGACGGGCCGGTCTCGGCGGAGGGACTGCGCTCGGTGATCGCGGTGCCGGTCGTGGTCCGCCGCAAGATGCGCGGTGTGATGTACGGGGCCCTGCGCGACGCGCTGCCGATCGGCGAGCGGGTCTTCGACGCGGCGGTCGCGGCGGCGCGGGACCTGGAGCAGGCACTCGTCGTACGGGACGAGACGCGGCAGCTGCCGGCCCCGCCCCCGTCGGAACCGTCCTGGGAGGAGGTGCGGCAGGCGTACGGGGACCTGCGCGCGCTGGCGCCCCGGGTGGCCGATCCTGAGCTTCGGGAACGGCTGCTGGAGGTGTGCGGGCTCCTGGGGTCGGCCTCCGGCGCGTCGGTGTCGCCGGTCGCGGGGGCGCACGTCCCCGGGGTGACGCTGACCCCGCGCGAGACGGACGTGCTGGCGGCGGTGGCCTTGGGGGCGACGAACGCGGCGGCGGCGGCGCGCCTCGGGCTGCGACCGGAGACGGTGAAGGGCTATCTGCGCTCGGCGATGCGGAAGCTGGGCGCGCACACCCGTCTGGAGGCGGTGGTGGCGGCGCGCAGGGCGGGCGCGCTGCCGTGA
- a CDS encoding AMP-binding protein, with the protein MTAASATSATEEFRAARDFLLHHREAYETAYEGFTWPRPDRFNWALEWFDVIAAGNDRTALHIVEEDGSETKVSFAEMSARSNRVANWLRSTGVRAGDRIIVMLGNQVELWETMLAAMKLRAVVIPATPLLGPADLRDRVERGRARHVLVRAEDTAKFDDVPGDYTRIAIGGDGVNWLGYEHAAQESADFEPDGVTFAGDTLMLYFTSGTTARPKLVEQTHTSYPVGHLSTMYWIGLKPGDVHLNISSPGWAKHAWSNLFAPWNAEATVFIHNYTRFDPDRLMSEMGRHGVTSFCAPPTVWRMLIQADLGQLKTPPREVVAAGEPLNPEVIESVRRTWGVTIRDGFGQTETAVQVSNSPGQRLKEGSMGRPSPGFRVTLVDPVSGRADVEEGEICLDLSAHPVGLMTGYHGDPERTAEAMEGGYYRTGDIGSRDEDGYITYIGRADDVFKASDYKISPFELESALLEHEAVAEAAVVPAPDPLRLAVPKAYVVLAAGWEPDAETAKALFAHSRAVLAPYKRVRRIEFAELPKTVSGKIRRVELRRLTAEGGGKEYTEGDLA; encoded by the coding sequence ATGACGGCAGCGAGCGCCACCAGCGCGACGGAGGAGTTCCGGGCAGCCCGGGACTTCCTGCTCCACCATCGCGAAGCGTACGAGACGGCCTACGAGGGCTTCACCTGGCCCAGGCCCGACCGTTTCAACTGGGCGCTCGAATGGTTCGACGTCATCGCCGCCGGCAACGACAGAACAGCCCTGCACATCGTGGAGGAGGACGGCTCGGAGACGAAGGTCAGCTTCGCCGAGATGTCCGCCCGCTCCAACCGCGTCGCCAACTGGCTTCGCTCCACGGGCGTTCGCGCGGGCGACCGGATCATCGTCATGCTCGGCAACCAGGTCGAGCTGTGGGAGACCATGCTCGCCGCGATGAAGCTGCGCGCCGTCGTCATCCCCGCCACCCCCCTCCTCGGCCCCGCCGACCTGCGCGACCGCGTCGAGCGGGGGCGCGCCCGCCATGTCCTCGTACGTGCCGAGGACACCGCCAAGTTCGACGACGTCCCCGGCGACTACACCCGGATCGCGATCGGCGGCGACGGGGTGAACTGGCTCGGGTACGAGCACGCGGCCCAGGAGTCAGCCGACTTCGAGCCCGACGGCGTCACCTTCGCCGGGGACACGCTGATGCTGTACTTCACCTCCGGGACGACCGCCCGCCCGAAGCTCGTCGAGCAGACCCACACCTCGTACCCGGTCGGGCACCTCTCGACGATGTACTGGATCGGCCTCAAGCCCGGCGACGTGCACCTGAACATCTCCTCGCCCGGTTGGGCCAAGCACGCCTGGTCCAACCTCTTCGCGCCGTGGAACGCGGAGGCGACCGTCTTCATCCACAACTACACGCGCTTCGACCCGGACCGTCTGATGAGCGAGATGGGGCGGCACGGCGTCACGAGTTTCTGTGCCCCGCCGACCGTCTGGCGGATGCTGATCCAGGCCGACCTCGGGCAGCTGAAGACCCCGCCGCGCGAGGTCGTCGCCGCAGGCGAACCCCTCAACCCCGAGGTCATCGAGTCGGTACGGCGCACCTGGGGCGTCACCATCCGGGACGGCTTCGGCCAGACGGAGACGGCCGTGCAGGTCTCCAACAGCCCCGGCCAGCGGCTCAAGGAGGGCTCCATGGGCCGCCCGAGCCCCGGCTTCCGGGTGACGCTCGTCGATCCGGTGAGCGGCCGGGCGGACGTGGAGGAGGGCGAGATCTGTCTCGACCTGTCCGCCCACCCGGTGGGCCTGATGACCGGCTACCACGGTGACCCGGAGCGTACGGCCGAGGCCATGGAGGGCGGCTACTACCGCACCGGTGACATCGGATCGCGGGACGAGGACGGCTACATCACGTACATCGGGCGTGCCGACGACGTCTTCAAGGCCTCCGACTACAAGATCAGCCCCTTCGAGCTGGAGAGCGCCCTCCTGGAGCACGAGGCCGTCGCCGAGGCCGCCGTGGTCCCGGCCCCCGACCCGCTGCGGCTCGCCGTCCCCAAGGCGTACGTCGTCCTCGCGGCCGGATGGGAGCCGGACGCCGAGACGGCGAAGGCCCTCTTCGCCCACTCGCGCGCGGTCCTCGCCCCGTACAAGCGCGTCCGGCGCATCGAGTTCGCCGAGCTGCCCAAGACCGTCTCCGGAAAGATCCGGCGCGTGGAACTGCGCCGGCTCACCGCCGAGGGCGGCGGCAAGGAGTACACCGAAGGAGACCTCGCATGA
- a CDS encoding AMP-binding protein, with protein sequence MTLSYAHGASGTALLGDTVGANLDRAVATWPEREALVDVPGGRRWTYARFGADVDRLAEALLGSGVRKGDRVGIWAVNCAEWVLVQYATARIGAVMVTINPAYRAHELAYVLNQAGISLLFATLTHKGSDYRAMVEEVRRECRELREVVYFGDPSWDGLLTRTAGESRPEPLSCDEPVNIQYTSGTTGFPKGATLSHHNILNNGYFVGEMIAYTEQDRICVPVPFYHCFGMVMANLAATSHGACLVIPAPSFDPAATLRAVQEEHCTSLYGVPTMFIAELNLPDFATYDLSTLRTGIMAGSPCPVEVMKRVVAEMNMAEVSICYGMTETSPVSTQTRRDDDLERRTGTVGRVLPHVEVKIVDPATGLTVERGTAGELCTRGYSVMLGYWEEPDKTAEVIDAGRWMHTGDLAVMRDDGYVQIVGRIKDMIIRGGENVYPREIEEFLYGHAKIADVQVVGVPDARYGEEILACVIPRDPADPPSLEDITAFCRGRLAHYKIPRRVEVLAEFPMTVSGKVRKVELRERYGTD encoded by the coding sequence ATGACGCTCTCGTACGCGCACGGGGCGTCCGGCACCGCCCTCCTCGGCGACACCGTCGGCGCCAACCTCGACCGGGCCGTCGCCACCTGGCCCGAACGGGAGGCGCTCGTCGACGTCCCCGGCGGACGGCGCTGGACCTACGCCCGATTCGGCGCCGACGTCGACCGGTTGGCGGAGGCGCTGCTCGGCAGCGGTGTCCGGAAGGGTGACAGGGTCGGCATCTGGGCGGTGAACTGCGCCGAGTGGGTCCTCGTCCAGTACGCCACCGCCCGCATCGGCGCCGTGATGGTCACCATCAACCCCGCCTATCGTGCCCACGAGTTGGCGTACGTGCTCAACCAGGCCGGCATCTCCCTGCTCTTCGCCACGCTCACCCACAAGGGCAGTGACTACCGGGCCATGGTCGAGGAAGTGCGGCGGGAGTGCCGTGAGTTGAGGGAGGTCGTCTACTTCGGAGACCCGAGCTGGGACGGACTCCTCACGCGGACGGCGGGGGAGTCGCGCCCGGAGCCGCTTTCCTGTGACGAGCCGGTCAACATCCAGTACACCTCGGGGACCACCGGCTTCCCCAAGGGGGCCACCCTCTCCCACCACAACATCCTCAACAACGGTTATTTCGTCGGGGAGATGATCGCCTACACCGAGCAGGACCGGATCTGCGTGCCGGTGCCCTTCTATCACTGCTTCGGCATGGTGATGGCCAACCTCGCCGCCACCTCGCACGGCGCCTGCCTGGTGATCCCCGCCCCTTCCTTCGACCCGGCGGCCACGCTCCGCGCGGTGCAGGAGGAGCACTGCACCTCCCTGTACGGGGTGCCGACGATGTTCATCGCCGAGCTGAACCTCCCCGACTTCGCCACGTACGACCTCTCCACCCTCCGCACCGGGATCATGGCCGGTTCGCCCTGCCCGGTGGAGGTGATGAAGCGGGTCGTCGCCGAGATGAACATGGCGGAGGTGTCGATCTGTTACGGCATGACCGAGACCTCGCCCGTGTCCACCCAGACCCGGCGCGACGACGACCTGGAGCGCCGCACGGGAACCGTCGGCCGGGTCCTGCCGCACGTCGAGGTCAAGATCGTCGACCCGGCGACCGGACTGACCGTGGAACGCGGCACGGCGGGGGAGCTCTGCACCCGCGGCTACAGCGTGATGCTCGGCTACTGGGAAGAGCCGGACAAGACCGCCGAGGTGATCGACGCGGGCCGCTGGATGCACACCGGGGACCTGGCGGTGATGCGGGACGACGGGTACGTCCAGATCGTCGGCCGCATCAAGGACATGATCATCCGGGGCGGCGAGAACGTGTACCCGCGCGAGATCGAGGAGTTCCTCTACGGGCACGCCAAGATCGCCGACGTCCAGGTCGTCGGCGTGCCCGACGCGCGGTACGGGGAGGAGATCCTGGCCTGCGTGATCCCCCGGGACCCGGCCGACCCGCCGAGCCTGGAGGACATCACCGCCTTCTGCCGCGGCCGGCTCGCCCACTACAAGATCCCGCGCAGGGTGGAGGTCCTCGCCGAGTTCCCGATGACGGTGAGCGGCAAGGTGCGGAAGGTGGAGCTGCGGGAGCGGTACGGGACCGACTGA
- a CDS encoding GNAT family N-acetyltransferase, giving the protein MRIRAAAPAELPLLQDIERAAGEPFRSLGMAAIADDDPLPLDVLEAYRCEGRAWVAVDTADHPVAYLLADMVDGSAHIEQVSVHPAAARRGVGRALIEHLAAAAREQGLTALTLTTFTEVPWNAPYYTRLGFRPLAESDPALTEGLREISRAEAAHGLSVWPRVCMRREVC; this is encoded by the coding sequence ATGCGCATCAGAGCGGCCGCTCCGGCCGAACTCCCGCTGCTCCAGGACATCGAACGGGCGGCGGGCGAGCCGTTCCGTTCTCTCGGCATGGCGGCGATCGCCGACGACGACCCCCTGCCCCTGGACGTCCTGGAGGCGTACCGCTGCGAGGGACGGGCCTGGGTGGCGGTGGACACGGCGGACCACCCGGTCGCCTACCTGCTCGCCGACATGGTCGACGGCTCCGCCCACATCGAGCAGGTGTCGGTGCACCCGGCCGCGGCCCGTCGGGGCGTCGGCCGGGCGCTGATCGAACACCTCGCGGCGGCCGCCCGCGAGCAGGGCCTGACGGCCCTGACCCTGACGACCTTCACCGAGGTCCCCTGGAACGCCCCGTACTACACCCGGCTCGGCTTCCGCCCGCTGGCCGAGTCGGACCCGGCGCTGACGGAGGGCCTGCGCGAGATCAGCCGCGCCGAGGCGGCCCACGGCCTCTCGGTCTGGCCCCGGGTGTGCATGCGCCGGGAGGTCTGCTGA
- a CDS encoding TIGR04222 domain-containing membrane protein, giving the protein MPTMLWWFIGVSCAELALAAALLRTRSQETEGWPSGAEPPPQALALLRGGRRAAVTVALVALHQRGAVAAGRKRTVRANGGPGRTRDPVQLGVHGALHRALALRALALRPEARRAVDALRAELGRAGLLRPPTRLRAARVLLACVPLTVGAGLLAAWAHAGYGGASGTGLGGGPGGVGALLAVTVAPVLVAVALLRLPPATRAARQLLAGLRERHPLPAHRREVTDGRLVQLYVALYGDPALALFLPRFSRDGGLLDRPREPDRNRPPPEPGRGAGHPSA; this is encoded by the coding sequence ATGCCGACGATGTTGTGGTGGTTCATCGGAGTGTCCTGCGCGGAACTGGCGCTCGCCGCCGCGCTGTTGCGAACCCGCAGCCAGGAAACCGAGGGGTGGCCCAGCGGCGCCGAGCCGCCTCCGCAGGCCCTCGCGCTGCTGCGGGGAGGGCGGCGGGCGGCCGTCACGGTCGCGCTCGTGGCACTGCACCAGCGCGGGGCGGTGGCCGCCGGCCGCAAACGTACCGTTCGGGCCAACGGAGGCCCGGGGCGGACCCGTGACCCCGTCCAACTCGGCGTCCACGGGGCCCTGCACCGGGCCCTGGCGCTGCGGGCCCTCGCCCTGCGCCCCGAGGCCCGGCGAGCCGTGGACGCGCTGCGCGCCGAGCTCGGCCGGGCCGGGCTGCTGCGGCCGCCCACCCGGCTCCGGGCCGCACGCGTCCTGCTCGCGTGCGTACCGCTGACGGTCGGCGCCGGGCTCCTCGCGGCCTGGGCCCACGCGGGGTACGGAGGCGCGTCCGGCACAGGACTGGGCGGCGGTCCCGGCGGCGTGGGCGCCCTCCTCGCGGTCACCGTCGCCCCGGTCCTCGTCGCGGTCGCGCTGCTGCGGCTGCCGCCGGCCACCCGGGCGGCGCGGCAGCTGCTCGCCGGTCTGCGGGAGCGGCATCCGCTGCCCGCGCACCGGCGCGAGGTGACGGACGGACGCCTCGTCCAGCTGTACGTGGCGCTGTACGGGGATCCGGCGCTGGCCCTGTTCCTGCCCCGCTTCTCCCGCGACGGGGGCCTGCTCGACCGCCCGCGCGAACCGGACCGGAACCGGCCGCCGCCGGAGCCCGGCAGGGGTGCGGGCCACCCCTCCGCCTGA
- the gcl gene encoding glyoxylate carboligase, with translation MPRMTAAAAAVEILKREGVTTAFGVPGAAINPFYRELKNVGGIGHTLARHVEGASHMAEGYTRAKAGNIGVCIGTSGPAGTDMITGLYSAIADSIPILCITGQAPVSKLHKEDFQAVDIAAIAKPVTKAATTVLEAAQVPGVFQQAFHLMRSGRPGPVLIDLPIDVQLTEIEFDPETYTPLPVYKPQASRAQAEKAIRFLLESERPLIVAGGGIINADASDLLVEFAELVNVPVISTLMGWGTIPDDHELAAGMVGVQTAHRYGNATFLESDLVLGIGNRWANRHTGYNLDAYTKGRKFVHVDIEPTQLGKIFAPDFGIASDAKVALELFIEIAKELKAAGKLPDFSAWAASAQDRKATLQRRTHFDDIPLKPQRVYEEMNKAFGPETRYVTTIGLSQIAAAQFLHVYKPRHWINCGQAGPLGWTIPAAIGAATAEPETPIVAISGDYDFQFMIEELAVAAQHKVPYVHVLVNNAYLGLIRQAQGGLGINFEVNLEFENINTPEIGVYGVDHVKVAEGLGVKAIRVTDPDKLGEAFEEAKKLAQEFQVPVVVEAILERITNIAMSKTVDMSDVTEFEELATEPGHAPTAIKALKV, from the coding sequence ATGCCTCGTATGACCGCCGCCGCAGCGGCCGTTGAGATCCTCAAGCGCGAAGGCGTCACCACCGCGTTCGGCGTGCCCGGCGCGGCGATCAACCCCTTCTACCGCGAGCTCAAGAACGTCGGCGGCATCGGCCACACGCTGGCCCGCCACGTCGAGGGCGCGTCGCACATGGCCGAGGGGTACACCCGCGCCAAGGCCGGCAACATCGGCGTCTGCATCGGTACGTCCGGCCCCGCCGGCACCGACATGATCACCGGCCTGTACTCGGCGATCGCCGACTCGATCCCGATCCTCTGCATCACGGGCCAGGCCCCGGTCTCGAAGCTCCACAAGGAGGACTTCCAGGCCGTCGACATCGCCGCCATCGCCAAGCCGGTGACCAAGGCCGCGACGACCGTCCTGGAGGCCGCGCAGGTCCCCGGCGTCTTCCAGCAGGCCTTCCACCTGATGCGCTCCGGCCGTCCCGGCCCGGTCCTCATCGACCTGCCGATCGACGTCCAGCTGACCGAGATCGAGTTCGACCCGGAGACCTACACGCCGCTGCCGGTCTACAAGCCGCAGGCGTCCCGCGCCCAGGCCGAGAAGGCCATCCGGTTCCTGCTGGAGTCGGAGCGCCCGCTGATCGTCGCCGGTGGCGGCATCATCAACGCCGACGCCTCCGACCTGCTGGTCGAGTTCGCCGAGCTGGTCAACGTCCCGGTCATCTCCACCCTGATGGGCTGGGGCACCATCCCGGACGACCACGAGCTGGCCGCCGGCATGGTCGGTGTCCAGACGGCCCACCGCTACGGCAACGCCACGTTCCTGGAGTCGGACCTCGTCCTGGGCATCGGCAACCGCTGGGCCAACCGTCACACCGGTTACAACCTGGACGCCTACACCAAGGGCCGCAAGTTCGTCCACGTCGACATCGAGCCCACCCAGCTCGGCAAGATCTTCGCCCCGGACTTCGGCATCGCCTCCGACGCCAAGGTCGCGCTCGAGCTCTTCATCGAGATCGCCAAGGAGCTGAAGGCGGCCGGCAAGCTGCCCGACTTCAGCGCGTGGGCCGCGTCCGCGCAGGACCGCAAGGCGACGCTGCAGCGCCGCACGCACTTCGACGACATCCCCCTGAAGCCGCAGCGCGTCTACGAGGAGATGAACAAGGCCTTCGGCCCGGAGACCCGGTACGTCACCACCATCGGTCTCTCCCAGATCGCCGCCGCGCAGTTCCTGCACGTCTACAAGCCGCGCCACTGGATCAACTGCGGCCAGGCCGGCCCGCTCGGCTGGACCATCCCGGCCGCCATCGGTGCCGCCACCGCGGAGCCGGAGACCCCGATCGTCGCGATCTCGGGCGACTACGACTTCCAGTTCATGATCGAGGAGCTGGCGGTCGCCGCCCAGCACAAGGTCCCCTACGTCCACGTCCTCGTGAACAACGCCTACCTGGGGCTGATCCGTCAGGCGCAGGGCGGTCTGGGCATCAACTTCGAGGTCAACCTCGAGTTCGAGAACATCAACACCCCGGAGATCGGCGTCTACGGCGTCGACCACGTCAAGGTCGCCGAGGGTCTGGGCGTCAAGGCCATCCGCGTGACCGACCCGGACAAGCTGGGCGAGGCCTTCGAGGAGGCCAAGAAGCTCGCACAGGAGTTCCAGGTCCCGGTCGTCGTCGAGGCCATCCTGGAGCGCATCACCAACATCGCGATGAGCAAGACGGTCGACATGAGCGACGTCACCGAGTTCGAGGAGCTCGCGACCGAGCCCGGCCACGCGCCGACCGCGATCAAGGCCCTCAAGGTCTGA